gcaatggggcgatgtgtgaatacgtcacaacaggtatgACTGAACATACACAGGCAGGACTCTAGGTGATCATGGGATGGCTCTGCCTGGGACCCCaaagttttttaaaatttacaAAGCGAAAAGAAACCTTAACCTTAACTAATAACTTTCCTTAGTCTCAATTGGAGATGAGGGCCATGTGGCTGCTACAGTGTCATTTGCATGGTGCAGCTAGTGGGAGTGGTATTGGTGGTGCTTGTCCTTCCAACAAACCAGCTGAGACATTGATGCTCTTGATAAATAGTAATATGATGATTTCTATTGATTTTGCATTAACCGATGCACTAATATAACCATTTTGATTTATAATTTATGTTCAACATTTGACAATTTAAGGCTGTGTTATGTATTTCATTGTCTATTTTGAGCAAATCGTATATATTAAATGGCTGAACTCAGGCATGCCAAACCCGGGGAAAACAATTGCTGAACTGCCAAAGCTGAACTAGCAACATAGGAAAAATATAaaatttcttctcttctcttctgatGATGTATCATGGAttatgatccaaaacattgattcaAAAAAGCTCACAGTTTTTTCATGGAtcattatgccgagaggcatctacaatgacatcaaaatgtccgtaaacaaaaattcaattttaaaacaatttgacatgcaaatgatgggtaTGTAATgaccctactagttagagatcattaacctgcaaaacagattgttagaacataacaaacatatatatatataatccaaattgcaatctaacttcaatgctcaattaacataatcataattcctATCTAAAAAAAAGGATACAATGCCATACGTAAGTATGTCCTTAGGTGGCCATGAggctcaccttcttggaaccccttggtcccaagccctccaggaaatcgaagatgaattcgaatcctatcttgggtgtaacaccaaagccctccaaggaagacccttgcctttccttgccttgggtgatgccttcatcatccaaatcCACAGAGGGGATCGGTCCGACCTTTGAGTCCtgtcttgggtataacctcttacacccaagccagccaaggaagacccttgcctttccttgtcttggatgatgcctccatcatccaagtcctcaaaggggattgacccgatccttctcttcttggttgagtttgaGTCAACCAAGCCATGTAATTGCATAACATTTTCAGTTCATAAACGATCCTTTATGTTAACATGAATTCTTAAtgcattctttaattaatttatatatatatatcaacatgaTTTTTCATCCTTCACATTTGCAATATGTTTCTTAAAATACCTTGTATTCATAATCcttcttgatatgcaacttatgtatATAACATTTACAAGATTACATTTTATCCCTATTTTATGACTAGTGAATACCATACCTTACGATGTGTATAAATATTCACTAGACCACCACGAACATTACCTATCAATGGACCTTACCCATTACCCATTGTTCATTAATTAATACTAACTAATATTAATGAGCCTTTACCCTTAATACTACCTATTAATATTAGTAATAATAAAAACCTTTCATATACTATACCTTTTATTTAATATAGGGCAGGATTCTTACCTTGCTGTCCGCTGACCTCCTTCCTTTTCCCTACAGTCCGCTCCCTCCCTTCCTCCTTTGACCGCTGCCTCCCTTTATAACCCGTGAGGGGTTGTGTCCCTCCACGGgccccttccgcatgaaggggtgtGGAGGTAACCGCAGCCTACGCACCACTTCGTGCGGAGGTAACCCAGCCCGTCTAGGATACCTCGTTCCCCCCTTTCaagttaaatattaatatataaaatataaatgttaattgcatttcatatagtatattatttctttttaatatattaaatattaattgcatttcatatattatttctttttaatatattaaatattaattacatttcaaaaaaatataatttcctttttttttaaatatatacatttcttttaaatatattcGATATTACATATCAAGAATATATTTAAATACCTTTCCAttgaaatattaattatttaaataacattccctttattaaataaattaaatatatttcctttagattatttattttaatttattcctTTACAATATCCTTAACCCCGCAAGTGATTTTACATCTCGCGATACCGTAGGGGTTATCAcagggtaaatgcatgaaatatgccatcttttggtttttgtggtgttattttattactccaaataaaatagaatcctcaccacttgtctccaactatatgaaaccgttacagtcaaatgatagtggaagagtgtcATAATATTTAAAAGAGAACAAtcaactctattattatccatatttttgaaatTCTTGTATACTATTAATATTGTTGCAATTGTCAAACTCCCTTCtgttataagatatctctcggcataaatatagatatactagtggagtatgatctgaaacattgattcaAAAAATCTTACATGGTTTTTTCCAGAAGTTTTTCAATTCAATTTACTTCTTTTCCTTGTTAAGATTTTAACTGATCATTTTTTATACAAGTATCAGTTGTTGCAATACATCTTTGTTTATCACTTGCAACTTCATATACTCTGAAAAACGCATGATACAGTTGTCTTCCAATTTATATCCGAATTTCCAGTAGTTTATCATTTCATGTACTATCAGAACATTCCTAACAAAACCACCCTCAATTTATAAACCTTCTGAATTCTGCATTGCTTTCAAAGCATGAGGATGTTCACTAGTTTCAACTATTATAGTTCTTCTCTGAACATGTTGCCCAAAAATATTAGCGTTTTGATGGAAAGGGAAAGAAAATTGTACAGGGTTGTCTGTAGTGCAGATTAAGAGTACTATAGTAGAAACCAGGCAACAATGGCAATATGAAGGCAAGAAATATGAACAAGGAATTCAAACTGATGTACAATGGTGCATAGTATTTATATTATTCTCAATGATATGGTGCAAATATTCTAAATGAACAGATATTAGGATTCATTTGCTTCTTACTTGAAAGCTTTTCTTTTGCAGGTGAAGTGCAGCAGATTTCATGATGCGAATGGTAAAGCTGTCTTAGTAGGTGATGCTGCACATGCCATGTCAAATGCCCTTGGCCAAGGTTGTAATTCTTCTTTGCAGGTTAGCTGACTTCTCGTTATATTCCATCATATTAAGATAGTCATTAACTGTAACTTTACCCTTTTTGAGAGGAATTTTCAGTTTCGCCAATTTATTATAATGTTGTTCTGTGACATCTCTTTGGTCCATTTTTTTATAAGCAGGATGCATTGGTTCTTGGTAGGATGCTTCAGGAAAGAGAGATTTCAGATGCAATAGAGAAATATTCTGAAAAGCAGGTTAAGGAAGATCATGCAGCTGCATACTTATCAGATCATTCATTTCCACAAGCACCGTGGCTTTTACCATTATACTTGTTGGGGAACATATCATCTTCTGTTTTAAGCAAGGCACTTCCACCTTCAATCATCAAGCCTTCTATCCAAAGTCTGTGTTCTGAAACCCTCATCCCATATTCTGAGGTATTCatttttaagtttctctttaaagAACCTGTATATGTATTATAAGCCATTGTTCATGTGCATGTGTATTTATGGAAGTTAATGAAATGAAACTATGGACTGGAGTATTAGAGTGAATATAGTTTAGCATCATTCTATTTACATTACTCTTTGTTTGTTAGAAAAGAACATAGAAATTGATTTAAAAATTAATATGTCCTCTGGGAAACTAATGTTTACTGCTATCTCTGAAAAAAATACATGAATTAATAATAGAGATGACAATGCTTACCAGATACAAGAGTAAAagatatctttattcgcacatgaaattattaTAGAAGACAAGAGATGATCAGCCAGGGATCGGAGTTGATCCAACTAGATCATACTACTTTCCTTGAGGATACACCAATATATTTAAAGGATACAATGGCTGCCAAGAGGAACACAGTTGTCAACCAACCGACGCTTATAACTACCTGAGGCTGGAAGACACTTAATATGAACAGTTAATACATAGTCAAATAACCAATATTATCTCTGTTATTGGGTACTGCTTGTGAAGCCCGAGTCCTAGTATGAGTACAACATGGGTATGGGTACGGATGGGTTACGGCTCTAGGTATGGCCAAAGTGATGCCTGGGTTTGTTGTGGGTCCTTCGTTGATCGGTGAACGACCCATATCCAACCTAGGCATCAGGAAATGCCCGGTACTGTACCCAAGTGTAGTTTGATACATTATAACCTTAGTTTAACTCTACATCATTTTGGGTATGCCATTTCCTTATTCATCTAATCCCATCTGTATTATAACTTCGTAACatcattttataataaaatatgccagcaagcaagcaattaaatatcatttcagtTGTATTTGTGAGCTGCACCTGTGAACACGGAGTTAGTAAACTTAATATCGGCATTAATGAGATTGATTTCAGTTGATTTACATTATCCACATGTAGCAGCtgtttgtttatgttttgtgaaatcactttgttaatgatttggcattttgtcaaatgtTTGCAAGATGAAATTGAACCAGCTTCTTGCACTTGACACAACTAGTGGGTGTGGCAATCCAATTGATTGTGGTTGAAATCTATGTAATTGTCCGAGTCTGGTTAATTGTTGTTGTTTGGATATAATTTGGTGAAGGTTGTTGTCTATATTGCAAACTTGTTTCCATTAAATTTTTTGGGAAGGGATGTTACAATCTTCCCCTTGAATTAGATCTATTGTTTCCACTTGGTCTTTCATTTTTCTCTTAGAATAACACTTTTTTGAGACTTCAGCTCTATGGTTGAATTCAGCATTCCATCCCTGCCTCTTCTAGAAGAACTCAGGCCACAATATCACCATACTTGAGTTGATTAGTTTTAGCATGACCACTTATTACCACTATGAAATTCTCCCAGAAGTCTGGAAGACTACTTAACAAGATCCTGCATCTCTCTTCCTTGGTCACTTTATGCTTGATTGATTCAAGCTGATTAGCGAGTTGGAGGAATTAATATGTTGAGTTATCTTGCCCTTTTACTTCATCTCGAGGCTGTAAATTTCCCCCCTTCATAATATCTTTATTAGCGAAGTACTTTTCTTCATATAGACACGCAGCTTGTCCCACAAAGATTTTTCTGAAACCACATCTTGGGCAGTCTTTAGACAATACAGAAAGACATAATTTAATAGCAAAACTAGCTTTCTTTTCTATTCTATCTCAATTATCTTGAGAGATTCTGTGGCTTTTTACCAAAGATGTTAACAAAAATATCTTCCTTGTCAACGATGTGATCCATCTCGATCCTTGGGTGAAATTTTAACTTTTCATCTTATCAATTTCATTCCTTAAATTTGTAGATACCATATCTTCTGCTCTGAAATTTTCTGATCAGTTATTAGAACAATACAATGCAGGAACTTAACACAAATGCACTCCTCAGCTTGTGCTTGGCCACTACAAATTGAGATAAACCTGAAATGCTTCCAAAATTGAGGTAAATCAAGGTTTCCTTTTTAAACCCTATTCTTGAGACGGATTTTCAGCTGACAGTTATGTGCATTTCCTAACGTGTCAGCAACAGTTCTCAATCATCCAGCTTCCAAGAGCAGCACTGTGAAATGGTATAACTTCTGCCGGTGCAAGGACCTCATTCACAAGACAAAGCTTCTGATTGCTATGAAACCAGTTAACTTTGAACTGCACATAagatattataaataaaaatagaCTGATAATCAGATCAAGGATACATGCAGAAAAATAAATCACAGCGTAAGATAGAAATTAGAGATCTATTGAGTCATAGAGATGAGCataatagttttgtttttttttctgtGTAAGACAATGTGTTACACTATATGCTACCTATCCACCCGTGTCAATCTGTAGTGAGATGGACAGGCCAAATCTATCTACCCATGTGAATTCCAATGAGAGAGACATGCCAACTACTTACCTAACCATGTGTATTCCAATGAGATAGGCATGCCAACTAAGCATCCACTCACACATTCTTTGAGAAGATGAGGTGGTTATGGGTATACCAACCACATGCTGCCTCATTATGCATTAGCTGGAAAAGTAGTTGGCGAAATTTCCAACACATATTGATAGAATATTATTTCATATATTAGCAGAAAAAATTCCTTGAACTTCTTTCATCCCAAGTCCCTTGCTAATCCACGGGTACAATAAATGCTTTCTTCCCTTGCTGATCCACAGGTCTGATAAATGCTTTCCTTTCTGGGGGAAAGCATTTATCATACCTGTGGATTAGTGAGGGACTCGGGATGAAAGAAGTTCAAGGAATCTTCCCATGAATATGACGTCCTCTAAATTTTGTGTATGTATCTCCTTGATAATCAGCATCACCCATGTGCTGTTTTTAAGATTTGTATTTCCTTACGTAaacaaatgtttaaaaaaaaattgcttatTGAAGATGCAAATTTTATTTCATCTAAAACTTATCTTCAAACAAGATACCATTTCTTAGCTTTATTTTTGACAGAAAAAATTTCTTATGTGCAAGCAGATAGTCCAGATGCATAAAACTTGGTTGTCATTTGTTGAGCTAACCAACAAATTAGCAAGAGCTGAGGTGGTGACCAGCTGATGGAGAAATTTCGGATCTCAATGCTCTCTCAAGTCACTGAGTGACTAGAGCTAAGTTTGGAAATGACTACCAGGGCCTGTCACATCAGATTTTTTTATTTCAGTTTTCAGGTGAAATAAGCCTATTACATAAAATCCATCTAGAAACAGTTAAAAGTCaaagaagatgacatttgtttGTGGCCTGATGGAAAGGTGACATTGTAATCTCAACAATATGTCAATATACAATATTTTTCTTTGAAGGTGATAATGTAAATGTgctcatggatgtcatcttgagtTGACTTAAATTACATGAGCCATATCCCACAAAAATCAAAGTTCTGATTCTATGTAGAACATTTGAAATGaaaacattatttattttatttatcagttTTGTTACTTAAGCAGTTGCTTGTATAACTGCAGTAATACATTTTTTCTTTTTCAGCTGATAGACAACTAGAAACATGTGAAGGATATTAATTTATAAAGAAAATTAACTCACTAGATTTTAGTTGGAGTATGGTTGTACAATTAGATGACATGGTCATGATTGTGGTCATCCTACTTAATATTTGATCTCAAATCATTTATCTATATACTGCTGTGTTTAATTCTTTTTCTTCCAATGTTTCAGGTTGGATACCAGAGTTTAATTTTTGTTCCTTATGTTTTGGGTCTACTGGAAACAATGGACAGAAAAAAATCAAATGCAAATGTATCCAGATACATGATTTGACATGTTAAATTTTGGACATATCAAAGCATTCATTTGTTTCTGTTTGAATAACATTTACCTGCTCTGAATATATTATCCACTGTTTATAATTGTATATCAGATGTATCCCATCTTTTGATTAAGAACTTAGCAGTTTACCTTGATTTTACAAAGACATGTAGTGGATTATGATCAACGTTGCATTGTAATAGAGCACTGTGAGTTCATCTAAAAGTTTAAAACCCACTATCTAGCAAATTGAATGATAACAAATTTTATCATATTAAGATATCAACTTTGGTATCTGAGATATATGATTGAATCTTGACAAGGAAGCAGACATAAGATCTCACTTCCAAGacaaagaaatcatgaattagGAGTTAAGCTCGTCGTCAGTGAATAGCTCAAGTGACTAGTCTGCATTGTGAAAGTGTTAAAAGTCCAGAGGCATGGCAAGAAAAGTTACCAGCACTTAATACAATTCTTCTTATTCGATACTAGAATGATTACACCAAGAATGCTTTGCCGACCCCTTGGCCTCTTGTAAGTTATCAATTTACTAGATACTTAACCTTAGAAAGAAGGTTTGGTATTGTGCATGGTTACCATTTCCCTTTGCTTGACCATTTAAGACATggaaatttgattattttattttattttctgttgTCCTTAGAGAAATGTATATTAAGGGGCTTACCCACCTCTGCATCAAGGACTAATCTTGGCTCTTTACAATTTTAATCTTGCCATGGCTCCTGTGTTAATCCCCAATGTTGGTGTTAATGCCCCTAGTTCAACTGCTAAAGTCTCTCAACCAGTCCCTTTTGTCAAGCCAACAATAAAAACAAAATTGCCTCAATGTTggtgataaaggaaaaagaaaacttCTTTTATTGATGAAATTTCAAACCCTACCTCTTCAAGGAGATAGAAAACATGAGGTTTCAACCCTCTCCTTCTACCCCTGCTGCTAAAGGGAAAAAAGGTGACCCCACTTTTATCTCAGATGATATTCCCTTATCCTCGttccaaaaaaaaagaaagggaaaagcCGCAAGAGGTCCCCCGTGAGGATATCCTTATATCTCTTAAGGATAATGAGAAGATTGTGAACTCTCCCTAAAAGATCAAAAGCAAAGGTTAAAATAAAGTCAAGTTACCATTGATTTCACTATTCCTTAGGATGATATGGCTAGGGAGGACAAGGCGATTTCCTCTGGTGGAAGGTCTACTAGGTTGGCAAAAGTTTCTGTGGGTAGTGACAAGATATCTTTTTTCAAGAAGGAGGAAAATCTTATGGTTGATAAAGGGAAAGAGCATGATATTCACTTGCTGCCAGATTATgaggaagatattcaaaatgatGGTGTTGAATTTCAACCTCTGCTTGAAGAGATCAAAGATTCTTTGTTGCATTCTCTTGCCTAAGTGAATACTTAGGATGTTGAAAATGAGGAAATGAATAACAATGGAGAGGAAATCAATATCAATGGTGAGGAGATGGATAACAGTGTTGAAGATAAGAAAGATGACACAAATGAGGACCCATTAGATACAAACTatgcaaagatcaagcaaatttacAAGCTAGAGTCGACAAGCTGGAGGAATTGTAGGATAGAGTTTTGGGTTGTCAAAGCTATGAGGATAACTGGACCGACATGTATGAAATGATGAAATTGTATCAACACAAGCTTgtaaaaatggaaaagagtatgaaCAAGCTGGTAAAAATCACCAAAGTTGCTGATTTTGGTATTGTCTTGGTTTGGGTTCGTGGATTTGGTACATGGGTTCAGctaatttttttgggggggtttggGTTTGTTTTGCGTTCATCCATACAGAAAACatgtaaaaatcatatatatatatacagcccagaagcatgaattaagattagaatatcacatatcatcatataaacaaaaCCACTATACACTTGAATGCCATTTAAAAACATGCATGATAAACTTTCATTGTTCAAACTTGAAGTTCAATGTTACAATAATAAAATCAAGTTCAAAGGACAAAGGCCCTAGCTCAATTGGCTAAAGCATCTTGTTGCAGGAAAGAGGTCACAAGGTCTAGTCCCTCCATCTGCATGGTACCAATGGGCATGTCACATGAGAGTTGTCGATCACGTTAAATATTTTACCTAGCACACTACAAGTTATAGGGGGCTAATCCGATTCTTgtagtaaaaaaaaattaataagctCAAGTTCAAcaattagttttaacttttaatcatcatcatcagtgacattagatgatgtaggagtTAGAACATTAAATGAACCACAAGCAATGCTAGTGCCACTTGCACCAAAAGTGTGCTAGCTTTCAGACTCCTCAAATCCAATATGGTGAGAAGTGGAAGAATCCAAGTTAGTATGCTCTACCTCTATACCCCACATCTT
This genomic stretch from Cryptomeria japonica chromosome 8, Sugi_1.0, whole genome shotgun sequence harbors:
- the LOC131031270 gene encoding uncharacterized protein LOC131031270 isoform X2: MIFFFCYIFWMQLKEFIEKYMPPLKVTLEAAEAFIEQRPTSSMKVKCSRFHDANGKAVLVGDAAHAMSNALGQGCNSSLQDALVLGRMLQEREISDAIEKYSEKQVKEDHAAAYLSDHSFPQAPWLLPLYLLGNISSSVLSKALPPSIIKPSIQSLCSETLIPYSEELNTNALLSLCLATTN
- the LOC131031270 gene encoding uncharacterized protein LOC131031270 isoform X1, with the protein product MIFFFCYIFWMQLKEFIEKYMPPLKVTLEAAEAFIEQRPTSSMKVKCSRFHDANGKAVLVGDAAHAMSNALGQGCNSSLQDALVLGRMLQEREISDAIEKYSEKQVKEDHAAAYLSDHSFPQAPWLLPLYLLGNISSSVLSKALPPSIIKPSIQSLCSETLIPYSEIVQMHKTWLSFVELTNKLARAEVVTS